The Candidatus Sulfotelmatobacter sp. region GCGGCATCCGATTTACACGGGGATGTTGCTGGGATGTGTGGGCGCTACGTTAGTAGCCGGGGAGTGGCGCGGAATTGTCGCTGTAGTGCTGCTGCTGTTCGCGCACGCCCGTAAGGCCGTACGCGAGGAACGGCTGTTAGCGACGGAGTTCGGCGAGGAGTACGCGACCTACCAGAGAAGCACGGGCTTCCTCTTTCCGCGCTGGAACCTGCTTTCGCGGGAAAGTTCGGGGATGGACACTCATCCGGGACGCTCTTAGAATTCTGAAGGGTTCGCCGGTGGGTATCTTAATGGGTTGGGGCAGACTGCGGTTCCGATCGATATTGACGACGGCGCTCTTGCTTTCTTCCGGCCTCGCTATCGCACAACAAGGGCTCGATTTGGATGGCCACTCGGTAAATCCGCTGGCGGCGAATCCCGGCAAGATTGTGGTGCTTGTGTTTGTGCGGAGGGACTGCCCGGTTTCCAGCCGCTATGCTCCGGTCATTCAGCAGATCAGCAAACAGTTTGCCGAGCGAGCCAACTTCTGGCTGGTGTTTCCTGACAAGACGGAATCGGCGGCTTCGATTCGCCAGTATCTTGCAGACTATAAATATCATGTGCCGGCGCTGCGCGATCCTGAACATGTGCTCGTGAAGATGGGGCGCGTGCAAATTACTCCGGAGGTGGCCGTCTTTGACCCAGATCGTCACCTTGTCTATGACGGGCGCATTGACGACTGGTATTTTGATTTGAGCCGGTCGCGAACTGCCCCGACGACGCACGAACTGGAGGACGCCATTCGCGCGGCGTTGGCGGGGAAAGTTCTCGCGAGGAGCGAAGTCAGGGGAGTGGGATGCTACATCTCGGACCTCGACTAGCCTCCTGGTTGGGTGGGACGCGATTGACGCTGATTGTGCTGGCGGGTGCAATCGTCGGTGGAACTCTGTGGGGTTCCACGGGCTTCATCATTTCGGCTGGCGCGCGACAATCAACTTCTTCACCTTCATCTTCTTCCGCTACCTCTGCACCGCCAATTACTTTCAACCGCGACATCGCTCCGATCATTTTTCATTCCTGCTCGACGTGTCATCGGCCGGGAGAGGCGGCGCCGTTTTCGCTGCTGAGTTATTCCGATGTGAAGCGGCATGCGCGGCAGATTGCGGAGGTGACGCAGTCGCGGGCCATGCCTCCGTGGCTGCCGGCGCCGCAACGATTGAAATTTGCCGACGAGCTTCGCCTCGCCGACCGAGAAATTGAAATGATTCGGCGCTGGGTGGAGCAGGGCGCGATTGAAGGCGATCCGCGGGATTTGCCTGCGCCGCCGAAGTTCGTTGAGGGCTGGCGGCTAGGCAAGCCTGATCTGGTTCTCACGGCCTCGAAGCCGCTCGTTCTTCCGCCGCAAGGCACGGACACGTATTGGAATTTTATTTTCCCGGTGCCGATTTCTGGGACGCGCTGGGTGAAGGCGGTGGAGATTCGTCCCGGCGACAAGCGCTACGTGCATCACGCGAATATTCTTATTGATCGCGAAGGGGCATCGCGCAGACGCGAAGTTGAGCCGGGCGCGGGTTTCGGAGGGATGGAGATTCGCATCGAGTCGCAGGTATTCGATCCTGACAGCCATCTTCTGTTCTGGAAGCCGGGGACCATTCCTTATGTCGAGCCGGAAGGGATGGCGCTGCGGCTCGACAAAGGGGCAGACCTGATTCTCAATACCCACCTGCAACCTTCGGGAAAGACCGAAGTGATTCAGCCGAGCATTGGACTTTATTTCACGCCGCAGCCGGCGACGAAGCTGCCCATGCTGTTGCAACTGGAGAACGATGCCAAGCTCGACATTCCGGCGGGAGAAAAAGATTTTCTGGTCACCGATAGTTTTACGCTGCCTGTTGATGTGGATCTGCTGGCGATTTATCCCCACGCGCATTATCTGGGGAAAGACATTCAGGCATTCGCCACGCTGCCCGACGGCACCAAGCAGACTCTCATTCATATTCCGCATTGGAATTTGAATTGGCAGGCGGTGTATCGCTATGCGGAGCCGGTGCGCTTGCCCGCGGGAACGACGGTGAGCCTGCGCTATATGTATGACAATTCCGAGGAAAATCCGCTGAATCCGAATCATCCGCCGGCGCGGGTGTTGGGTGGAAACCGGTCGAGCGATGAGATGTGTCATTTGTGGCTGCAAGTGCTGCCGGTGAATCATGACGAGGGGCGCGCTCGAGAAAACCAGGGCGATCCGCGCATGGCGCTCCAGGAAGCGCTGGCGCGGCACAATGTAGAGAAGAATCCGGCGGACTTTGAAGCGCACTACAATCTGGCGGCGATGTTGCAGGCTAAGAATAAGATCGATGCTGCGGTTGGCGAGTTCGAGATGGCAGTGAAGTTGCGTCCCGAGGACGCGGCTGCGAACAACGGTCTGGGCGCGGCGTTGGTGGCGGCGGGGCATCCGGAGCAGGCGGTAGGATATTTGCAGGCGGCGCTGAAGGCGCGTCCGGATTATTTTGACGCTCATTACAATCTGGGGTTCGCGCTGGCGGGCGGGAATGATTTTGAGGGCGCGGCTGCGCAGTTTGGGATCGCGCTCGGATTGCAGCCGCACGACGCCAATGTCGAGGCGAATCTGGGAGCGGCACTGGCGGAGTTGGGGAAACTTTCTGAAGCGAAGACGCACTTTGAGCGGGCATTGCAGATTGATCCGCGGCAGCCAATTGCGAAGGAAAATCTGGAGGCGCTACGGAAGGAAATGAGCGGGCATTAGGAGCGGCCGGGGCAAGATCAAAAGCCCCACTTCTCGCCAAGAATGCGAGAAATGGGGCACCCGCGCGTCGTGGCGGTTGTGCTCTAATCCTCATATGGAAGCACGATTCGTTGCTTTGAGGGTTGCTTGCGTCGCCGCTCTTCTTGCGACTCTGACCTCCGTTAGCGTGGGCCAGCAGCCGGTGTCCACGCCTGCGACCGAATCGCCTCAACCTGCCCCTTCCGAATTCGCGAATGCGCGCAGGCTAATGCAGCAAGGGAAGATCGATGAGGCAATCGCCGAGTTAGAGGCTATTGAGGCTCGCGATCCCGGGGCGAAGGGTCTGGATCTGGAGCTGGGAACCGCGTATTACAAGAAAAGCGATTTCCCGAAGGCGATCGATTATTTGAAGCGGGCAACGGCGGCCGATCCGGCGAATGGCGAAGCGGTTCAGTTCCTTGCGCTGTCGTATTACGCGGGCGGGCATCCGGCGGAGGCGATTCCGCTGCTGGAAAAATTGCAGGGCTCATTTTCTTCGCCCAACGTCGATTCTTCCTACATTCTGGGAACTTGCTATATCCAGACCAAGGATTACGAGCGGGCGCGCCAGGCGTTCGCCAAAATGTTTAATGTGCCGGGGGATTCGGCGGCGAGTTATCTGTTTACCTCGCGCATGCTGTTTCGGCAGGAATTTGATCCGGTGGCGGAAGAGTACGCGCAGAAGGCTGCGGCGCTCGATTCGAAGCTGCCGCTGGTGCACGAACTGCTGGGCGAGTTGTATACGTACAAGTCGCGGATTCCGGAATCGATTGCCGAGTTCCAGAAGGAATTAGCAATCAATCCGGCGAATGCGGCGACTTACTATAAGCTGGCCGACGCGTATTCGCGAATTCAGAAGTATGACGATGCGCAGCGGTTGCTGCAACGCTCGATCCGGCTGGATCCCACTTCGACGACGCCGTTTATTCTGATGGGCAAGGTTCTGGAGAAGAAGGGTGAATATGATTTGGCTCTGACGGCGTTGCAGCGAGCGGCGACGATGGACCCGAATAACCCGATGACGCATTATTTGCTGGGACAGGCTTACCGGAATGTGGGGAAGAAAGAGCAGGCAGAGGGCGAGTTGAAGTTGTCGGAGGAGTTGCAGAATAAGCAGAATTCGCACCCGTAGATCCTGAGATGACACAACGTTGAACGTGAATACAGGCAGGTGTATAGTGTTGCCAACTAACATCGGGGGATACTATGTTCGTTTCACCTACGGCCCCGGAATCAGCCTCTCTGTTGTCCTCAATACTTGACGTCGTTGATAAGGTCACCAAAATCCTGGCGGTTGTAATAGGAGGCGGGTGGGCCTACTTGAACTACCTTCGAGGCCGCACTTTCAGGAAAAGGCTAGAGCTGAAGATTTCTGGCAAGCCGATCTGGTGCAGGGGAGTACTCTTTCTTTCCGGATCTGCCCAAATCAAGAATGTTGGACTGTCGAAGTTCTCCATCGAACAGAGGGGAACGGCCATTTCGGTATCCGACCTAATCCCGGTGCCCGCGGTGAAAAATCCCGTGGACGCGAGCGAGGAACTGGTTAAAGTCCGAAGCGTCTATAAGAATCACGGATGGATTGAGCCTGGAGAAACAATAGAGGAGAGCTTCCTTCTGCAATTGCCAGAAGACGAACTTCGGGCGGCTGTCAAATTGGAATTACGTGTGGTCGCTGCCCACATCGAGTGGAATGCAAATAGCATTGTGGAACTTGACAGCGCAAAACCCGTTACAGCAGCGGGAACGGTTGCCACTCGGGTACGACACTCAGACTTTATCCATGCAGCAGAAACGAAGGAAATATTACTCCCCACGCAGCCGCGACCGGCTGAATTCGTTCAACTGACCGAGAGACCAAAAGTGACAGAGGAAATCGAGAAGTTGAAGGCGAAGGGAATCCTGGGGTGACGCCCGCGAGCGAGCGAGGGGCTTGTGCATTGGCCAATACCTTGATTTTCAGCAAAACGAAAAGGGGTGGTGGAATGTCGAAAGCTCAAGACCAAGCAATTGAGGACCGCAAAAGGACAAGAGATATTGAGGAGCGCAAGGACAAGGCTCAACAAGATGAGGATCGTCGGAAAACCGACCTGATCGAGCAACTTAAGCGAAAACAGGGTGGCTCTTGAGGCGCTAATAGCCTCCCTGTGAATCCTTGGCTTCGCAGCTCCAAGCAAGCTCATAACGCGGCGGCCTGATCGCGGCGGCGGGCTTGGATTTCTATAAAGACATTTACTAACGAGACCGCTGCCGG contains the following coding sequences:
- a CDS encoding thioredoxin-like domain-containing protein, whose protein sequence is MGILMGWGRLRFRSILTTALLLSSGLAIAQQGLDLDGHSVNPLAANPGKIVVLVFVRRDCPVSSRYAPVIQQISKQFAERANFWLVFPDKTESAASIRQYLADYKYHVPALRDPEHVLVKMGRVQITPEVAVFDPDRHLVYDGRIDDWYFDLSRSRTAPTTHELEDAIRAALAGKVLARSEVRGVGCYISDLD
- a CDS encoding tetratricopeptide repeat protein, which translates into the protein MLHLGPRLASWLGGTRLTLIVLAGAIVGGTLWGSTGFIISAGARQSTSSPSSSSATSAPPITFNRDIAPIIFHSCSTCHRPGEAAPFSLLSYSDVKRHARQIAEVTQSRAMPPWLPAPQRLKFADELRLADREIEMIRRWVEQGAIEGDPRDLPAPPKFVEGWRLGKPDLVLTASKPLVLPPQGTDTYWNFIFPVPISGTRWVKAVEIRPGDKRYVHHANILIDREGASRRREVEPGAGFGGMEIRIESQVFDPDSHLLFWKPGTIPYVEPEGMALRLDKGADLILNTHLQPSGKTEVIQPSIGLYFTPQPATKLPMLLQLENDAKLDIPAGEKDFLVTDSFTLPVDVDLLAIYPHAHYLGKDIQAFATLPDGTKQTLIHIPHWNLNWQAVYRYAEPVRLPAGTTVSLRYMYDNSEENPLNPNHPPARVLGGNRSSDEMCHLWLQVLPVNHDEGRARENQGDPRMALQEALARHNVEKNPADFEAHYNLAAMLQAKNKIDAAVGEFEMAVKLRPEDAAANNGLGAALVAAGHPEQAVGYLQAALKARPDYFDAHYNLGFALAGGNDFEGAAAQFGIALGLQPHDANVEANLGAALAELGKLSEAKTHFERALQIDPRQPIAKENLEALRKEMSGH
- a CDS encoding tetratricopeptide repeat protein gives rise to the protein MEARFVALRVACVAALLATLTSVSVGQQPVSTPATESPQPAPSEFANARRLMQQGKIDEAIAELEAIEARDPGAKGLDLELGTAYYKKSDFPKAIDYLKRATAADPANGEAVQFLALSYYAGGHPAEAIPLLEKLQGSFSSPNVDSSYILGTCYIQTKDYERARQAFAKMFNVPGDSAASYLFTSRMLFRQEFDPVAEEYAQKAAALDSKLPLVHELLGELYTYKSRIPESIAEFQKELAINPANAATYYKLADAYSRIQKYDDAQRLLQRSIRLDPTSTTPFILMGKVLEKKGEYDLALTALQRAATMDPNNPMTHYLLGQAYRNVGKKEQAEGELKLSEELQNKQNSHP